GCGATGGGCACATCACGGTGCAAGGGGCCAAGGGTGAGATTCGCCTGCGCACGGGCGACGGGGCCATCGAAGCGAGCGACGTGGACGGCTCGATGGAGGCCACCACCGGCGACGGACATATCCGCATGGAGGGCCGTTTCGACGCGCTGAGCCTCAGGACCGGCGACGGCAGCATTCAGGCCCGCATCAATGCGGGGTCGAAGATGGCCGCACCGTGGAACATCCACACCGGCGACGGCAGCGTGGACCTAACCCTTCCCGATGGTTTCCAGGCCAACTTGGAGGCTGATACCCGCGACGGGCGCATCAGCCTGGGCTTCCCCATCACCGTCGAGGGCGGCTTCAGCACCTCGCAAATCCACGGCAAGCTCAACGGCGGGGGGCAAGCGCTCACGATCCACACCGGCGACGGTTCGATCCGCCTCGGCCGGGCCTGAGGTTACTGCCGCGGAAAACGATTGCACCCACACGGGTGCGCACCTCCAGGTACGCCTGCCCTCTGCAATGACTTCAAGAAATGAGAGTAGGCCCGGAGGCCCGGCTGGAACCTGTCCCGAGGTAGTCGGAAGCGCGCAGGAGTTTTCTTGTATCGCGCACACCTGAAAATTTCCAAACACAAAGAAAAGGACCCCCTGCTTCGACTCCACGCACCCGAGGTCTGAAGATAAGGGCTCCAGCGGAGTGACGGACAAGGAGAGCCGGCGAGCGGCCGGGTGGCGGAGTTGTGTAGGTAGGTGTACTGGTGTACTGGTGAAATTGACAAGGGAATAAAATAGGGGTAAATATGGACAGAGCTGGCCTGGGAACCAGCCAGACGTCCCTCCCCTACCCTCGAGAGAGAGACCATTCAGCTTACCTGAACGCGGAGGATCATCATGATCAATCGAAGGACGAGCAGCACTGCTCTGCTGGTGGCCCTGCTGTTTTCCAGTTCGGCTATCGGCGCAGCACAGGAAAAGGAAAAAGTAATCAAGAAAACCCCGATCCAACACACATCGCCGGCAAAGGGCGAAGAGATGTACACGTCCTATTGCGCGGCCTGCCATGGGAAGGACGGCAAGGGGGCTGGCCCAGCCGCTTCCGCATTGAAAGTCCCGCCGCCCGACTTGACCACGCTGTCCCAGCGGCACGACGGGAAATATCCGAGCAGCCACGTCGCCACCATATTGCGCCACGGAACCGAAGCGCCGGCGCATGGCACCAGCGACATGCCGGTGTGGGGCCCGCTGTTCCGGTCGGTCAGCAAATCCGATGACGCAATCGTAATGATGCGCATCGCGAATCTGAACTCGTATCTGGAGTCCTTGCAGGCCAAGTGAACGAGGCGGCGTCGGCAGGCGCAGCGAATCGGGCTGCTCCTGCCCTGCACCGCAGGGCTTGTACAAACCACGAGAATCCGTGTGGCCAGGCTCGCAGGGCGAGCGAACAGCCCCTCGGAAGAATAGGGCTGCCTTCTGGGCCTGGCGCCGGAAACGGACAGGTGTCCGGTTCTGGCACGTTCTTTCCTGTTTGGAACTTCAGATCTCGTTGAAAAGAAGGCCTCGGCCATTGCCATCGTACTTGCCCCTGTGATTGCTGTTTGGGAGGTACTGGCATGGTCGTTTATGTGCTCAGCTTCGCCATCGTGATCCTCGTGGCTTTTACCTTCGCAAGTTCGATCTCCAAATCGAGAGGGCGCCGAAACTGACCCGCGCTCCGGCACAGACCGGCGCCTGCCCTACGCTCCCCTGTGGCCTAAAGACTCCGCAGATTCTTCTTCGCCTGCTGTCCGGCCTGTGGCGCCACGACGCGTTCCGGCCGCGATTCCCTGGGCGCCACGGCTGCTGAGTCCCAGACGGCGATGCGTGGCGCGGCAGGCGAAGGGATGTGCTAGAATCCCCGCGTGATGGCGGCACATTCTGCGGTAGAAATTGTACCTTCCATTCTGGCAGCGGATTTCTCGGCGCTCGGCGAGGCGGTGCGCGCCGTGGAGCGCGTCGGGGCCAAACTCATCCACGTGGATGTCATGGACGGGCACTTCGTGCCCAACATCTCCATCGGGGTACCGGTGGTGGCCTCCCTGCACAAAGCAACCCAACTCCCCCTGGACGTGCATCTCATGATTGAGAAACCCGAGCAGTACATCGGGGCGTTTGCGAAGGCTGGTGCCGCTTGGATCACGGTGCACCAGGAAGCGACGGCGCATCTGAACCGCACGATCTGCCAGATCCGCGAGCAGGGCTGCCGCGCGGGGGTGGCCGTCAATCCGGCGACCCCGGTGAGCACGCTGGCGGAGATTCTTCCGGACGTGGACCTGGTGCTGGTGATGTCGGTGAACCCGGGCTTCGGGGGGCAGCACTTTCTGCCTAGCGCGACGCGCAAAATCGCTGAACTGCGGGAACTGCGTTCACGCTATACTCTTAATTTCGTGATCGAGGTGGATGGGGGAATCGCGCCGGAGACCGTTCCGCAGGTGGTACAGGCGGGAGCGGAATTTCTGGTAGCGGGCACCTCGGTGTTTCACCAGCAGGATCCGGGCAAAGCGCTGCAGGAATTGCAGCGGCTGGCCTCGGATGCATTCCTGCAGCGGGCTTGAAGGCGGTTCCCCGGGCCGCTAGGTCCCCAACCGGGCCCCGCGACGGGGCCCCAGAACAAAATCGAGAGGTGATCGCTTGCGTCGTGGGTTACTGCTGCTGGTTGCTGCGCTGCTGGGCCTGAATTTGTTTGTCAACGCGGGCACCAGCTACGCGCAAAAGAGAAAGCACTCGAAGAAGACCGCGCCGACGACGGATAGCTCCGCTGAACCGGACAAGGTGCTCTACAACCGCGCCATGGACGACATCAAGCACGGGCGGCATGAGATCGGGCGGCTGACTCTGCAAACGCTGATCAACACCTACCCGGACAGCGAGTATCTGGCCAAGGCCAAGCTGGGTATTGCTGATTCCTTTTATAAGGAAGGCGGGACGGCCAACATGGCCCAGGCCATCGCCGGGTACAAGGATTTCATCGTGTTTTTCCCGTTCCTGCCGGAAGCCTCCTACGCGCAACTGCAGGTGGGCATGGCGCACTTCCGGCAGATGGAGAAGCCGGACCGCGACCGCACGCACGCCCGGGCCGCGGAAGACGAATTCCAGACGTTTTTGCAGAAATACGCAAACGATCCTCTGGCGCCGGCGGCCGAGCAGCGCCTGCGGGAAGTGCAGGAAATGCTGGCGGAGGGCGACTTCCGCATCGGCAATTACTACTATCTCAAGCAGTCCTACCGCGCGGCAGCCGCGCGGCTGCTCACGCTGACGAGCCGCTATCCCCTCTATAGCCGCGCGGACCGCGCGCTGTGGATGCTGGGAGTGATCTTCGAGCGCGGCGAACGCAAGGACATCGCCGCCAACTACTACGCCAAAATCGTACGCAATTATCCGCTCTCGGGCCTGGCGGATGATGCCAAGAAAAAACTGACGGCGCTGGATGCGCCCATCCCGCAGCCCGATCCGCAGGCCTTGGCACGCATGCAGCAGGAGCGCAGCATGGAGCGCGGGCATGCCAGCGTGCTGCACAAGGCCACCGGTATTTTTCGCTCCGGACCGGATGTGCGCAGCGCGGCGCGCGTGGGCAAGCCGAACCTGGAGCCGGAATCGAATTCGCTAGCGGGCATAGACATCCTCACGCCGGGCGGACAGAACCGCGTGGGTGGTGGCGCGGGAACCACCGCCGTAGTGGCCACGGTGACTCCGGGCTCCTCCGGCGGCAGCACCGCCACGGCGGGAGCGGAGTCCGCACCGGCGGCGGCAAGCACGGAAAGTGCCCCCGGGCCCGAAGCCGCTATCCCAGCGGCCACGGACACCGGAACCCCGGCGAACCCCGAGAAGACTGCGGGAGCGCCGGCGGAAAACGCCGCTGGGAATGACACTGCCGCCACTGATCCCGGGTCTGCGCCCCCGGCGAAGGTCGCGAATCCCTCCGGCTCATCCAGCGAGGCGGGCGCGGGAAAAACGCCTGTGGACAAAAAGAAAGAGTCCACCAGCAAGAAGAAAAAAGGTCTGCGAAAAATTATTCCCTGGTAACGGTACGGGGCTGAACCTGCCAGCACCCCCCTCCAGCCTGTCCAAAGGGGCAGGTTGCTATCCCCGGTGACTGCCATATCCCCTTCGGACACATAGCCCTAGCCTTTGCGTTGACGCTTTCTGGCACCGGTGCTCCAATAGCGGTTGTAGATTCGCAGATCGCGGATGGGATTCCGCGGAGGGCACCCGGTGACCAAGATTCTGGTTGCTGACGATAACAGCAACATTCAAAAGATGGTCGGCCTTGCTCTGAAAGACCAGGGCATTGACGTCATCGCTGTAGGCAATGGCGAAGCCGCGGTGCGCAAGATTTCCGAGTTGCGCCCGGACCTGGTGCTGGCCGACGTCTTCATGCCGGTGCGCAACGGCTATGAGGTGTGCGAGTACGTCAAGACCGACACTGCCCTGACGCACATTCCCGTGATTCTGCTGGTGGGCGCCTTCGATCCCCTGGATGAACAGGAAGCGCAGCGCGTGGGTGCTGACGGCGTCCTGAAGAAACCGTTTGTTCCGCCGGAACCGCTGATCTCCATGGTGAAGTCGGCACTGGCGCGCGCGGTAACCGCGGCGGTCGCAACCCCTCAGCCCGCAGCGCCGGTTCCGGCTCCCGCTGCGCCGGCGGTGCCCGCAGCCGCACCCGAAGAGCTTCCGGACATCTTTTCCCTGCAACCCGCTTCCGTAACCGTTCCGGAGGGATCGGGGGCGATGGCGTTTGGAAATCTGCTGGAAACGGAAACTCCTGCGGTGGCCGAAGCTGCGCTACCCGCAGAAGAACAGCACGTCTGGGGCAACGCGCCGGCGGCGAGTGCCGTGACCGAGGAAGTCGCCGAAGGAGCCGCGCCGGAATGGAACTGGCAGAGCAAGTCCCCCGAAGAGACTGCGGATGGACTTCCACCCGCGGGCGCGAAGGATTGGCGGGACAGCGAGCTAGCCATCGAACAGGCGACGACCAAGGAGCACGCGGAATCGCCCTCTGCCTACGCCGCAACCGGTATCGAAGAAGAAGCCGCCGCCGTACCCGAGGTTTCCGGCCACGCCTGGACAGAAGCAGCACCCGCGCCCGAGGAGACCCTGACTCCCCCGTGGGAGCGCGCCACTCCGGCAAGCAGCCCTTCGTCTTTTTTTCAGGAAGCAGAGCCGGCGACACAGATCGCCGCGCCAGCCAGCGCATGGGACACGGAAGCACAGAAGGCCGGACAGTTCGCGAAGTCCTGGGATTCGGCCCAGACAGAAACACCTGCCGCCGCGCATGAAATAGAAACCGAGGCGGCGGCCGAGAGCGAAGAAGCCGCAGCGCAGCACAACTTCTACGCGCCCGAGGCGTCCACCGAAGAACTCTTGCTGGCTCGCCAGGAAGAGCAGCCTGTTGCTTTCTCGGAAGAAGCGCCCGCGCAAGCGGTTTTCTGCGGCGCCCCGGCGGGAGAAGAACCACTTCCTGCGGCCGAGGAAGAAGCGGAAGTGGCAGGCGCGGAACCCGAGCCCGCGGCGATGGAATTCGCAGGCTCCCCCGCCCTTTCCAAGCTGGTGTCCGAAGCGGTGCCCAGTATTCCCGTCGGGGCGAGCGCGGCGGCATCCGCGCCGGATATGGACGCGATGGTGGCCAAGGTGCTGGAGAAAATGTCCCCCGAAGTGATTCAGGCCGTGACGCGGGAGATGGTGAAGCCGATGATCGAGGCCATCCTGCGCGGCGAACTCGACAAGAAGAAATAGCAGTTCCCCACTCTTCTCCCTTTTCTGCTAGTTACCGGCGGATTGACGCACGCGCATCCTCGCCCGTATAGTCAAGTTTTCGTCTCCACACCATTGCCGCGCGCGAGTCGCGCGATCTCGAGAAAAGGCAGGACGGAACCGTCGCATGGCGCGCGAAATCGCAAAGGCCTACGAACCACAACAGATCGAACCCCGCTGGGCGGAGGCCTGGGTGCAAGAAGCGCTGTTCCGCGCCGACGCCGCGGCCCCGGGCCCGGCCTTCTCCATCGTCATCCCGCCGCCCAACGTGACCGGATCGCTGCACATCGGCCACATGCTGGACCACACGGAGATCGACATCCTCACGCGCTGGCACCGCATGCGCGGGTACAACACGCTGTACCTGCCGGGCACGGACCATGCGGGCATCTCCACGCAGCGCGTCGTGGTGCGGCAGTTGGCCGAGCAGGGCGTGGATTACCGCAAGCTGGGGCGCGAGGAGTTCGAGAAGCGCGTGTGGAAGTGGAAGGAAGAGTCCGGGGGCACGATCACCGGACAGATGCGGCAGATCGGGGAGAGCTGCGACTGGTCGCGGGAGAAGTTCACACTGTCCCCGGAGTTGTCGCGGGTGGTGCGCGAAGTCTTCGTGCGGCTGTACGAAGAGGGGCTGATCTACCGCGCGCACTACCTGATCAACTGGTGCCCGAGCTGCCTGACGGCGCTGAGCGACCTGGAAACGGTGCACGAGGAGCGCCAGGGACATCTGTGGCACATCCGCTACCCGGTGATCGGGACGGAGGAGCACATCGTGGTGGCCACCACGCGGCCGGAAACCATGCTGGGAGACACGGCGGTAGCCGTGCATCCCAAAGACGAGCGCTACAAGCACTTGGTGGGGAAAAAGATCCTGCTGCCGCTGATGAACCGCGAGATTCCCCTGATCGCGGATGAAATGGTGGACCGGGAATTCGGCACGGGCGCGGTGAAAATCACCCCGGCGCACGACCCCAACGACTTCGAAGCCGGCCGGCGCCACAACCTGCCGGAAATCGATGTGATGACCGACAACGGACACATGAGCGCCGCCGCGGGGCCGTATGCCGGGCTGGACCGCTTTGCCGCGCGCAAGCGCGTGGTGGAGGACCTGAAGGCGCTGGGGCTGCTGGAAAAGATCACCGATCACACGCATGCCATCGCGCACTGCGAGCGCTGCAAGACGGTGGTGGAGCCGCGAGCCTCGACGCAGTGGTTCTGCAAGATGAAGCCGCTGGCGGAGCCGGCGTTGGCCGCCGTGGAGAGCGGCCAGATCCGCATGGTTCCGGAAAACCGGCGCGAGGAATATTTTAACTGGATGCGCAACATCCGCGACTGGTGCATCTCGCGGCAGTTGTGGTGGGGCCATCGCATCCCGGCGTGGCACTGCGCGGAATGCAAGGGCGTGACCGTGGCGCGGGAGACGCCGGCGAAGTGCGCGAAGTGCGGCGCGGAGAAGCTCGCGCAGGACCCCGACGTGCTGGACACCTGGTTCAGCTCGGCGCTGTGGCCGTTTTCGACGCTGGGCTGGCCGGAGAAGACGCCGGACTTCCAGAAATACTACCCCACGACCCTGCTGATCACCGGCTACGACATCATTTTCTTCTGGGTCGCGCGGATGATCATGATGGGCATGCATTTCACGGGACAAGTGCCCTTTCGCAACGTCTATTTTCATTCCCTGGTGCGCACGGCGGAAGGCGCAAAGATGTCCAAGTCCAAGGGCACCGGCCTGGATCCCGTGGCGCTCAACCAGCAGTACGGCACGGACGCGATGCGCTTCTGCCTGGCCTCCATGGCCGCGCCGGGGACGGATATCGTGCTCTCGGATGACCGCCTGCTCGGGGCTCGGGCTTTTGCCAACAAGATCTGGAACGCGGCGCGCTTCTTGTTTCTGAACCTGGACAAGTTCGAGCAGCAGGGCGGGGCGCAGATGGAAGAACTGGCCGCACCGCAAACGCGCGCCGGGGCGCCGTACCCCGTGGCCGGGAGCGTGCCGCTGGCCGATGCGTGGATCTTTTCGCGGCTGGCGCACACCGCGGCGATGATCGACGACGCGCTGGCCAACTACCGCTTCCACGAGGCCGCGCAGGGCGTGTACCAGTTTTTCTGGGGCGATTTCTGCGATTGGTACATTGAGTGGGTAAAGCCGGAGCTGACCGCTGCGGACCAGGCGCGCGCCACGGTGGCGTGGCAGAACCTGTTCGCGGCGTTCGAAGCGGCCCTGCGGCTGCTGCACCCGTTCATGCCCTTCCTGACCGAGGAGCTGTGGCACCAGTTGCCCCAGCGCGCGGGTTCCAAGTCCATCGCCATGGAGCCCTTCCCTGCCGCGAAAAAGGAATGGCTCAATGAGCCGGCCGACGAGGCCCTGGCGCTGATCCAGGAGATCATCGGGGCGTTGCGCAATGTCCGCGCGGAGATGAAGCTGGACCCCAGGAAGAAGATTGCGGCGGACTTTTCCAGCGGCGATGCGGCTGTCCGCGAACTTATCGCGCGCAATCGCGAGCCGATTCTGCGTTTGGCGATCCTTTCGGACCTGCGTATCTCGGCCGCGTCGCTGCCCACGGCGGGAGGCACGCTGCGTTCCACGGCGCGCTTTGATGTGCGCGTCGCGTTTGCCGAAGGCCTGG
This sequence is a window from Terriglobia bacterium. Protein-coding genes within it:
- a CDS encoding cytochrome c; amino-acid sequence: MINRRTSSTALLVALLFSSSAIGAAQEKEKVIKKTPIQHTSPAKGEEMYTSYCAACHGKDGKGAGPAASALKVPPPDLTTLSQRHDGKYPSSHVATILRHGTEAPAHGTSDMPVWGPLFRSVSKSDDAIVMMRIANLNSYLESLQAK
- the rpe gene encoding ribulose-phosphate 3-epimerase, yielding MAAHSAVEIVPSILAADFSALGEAVRAVERVGAKLIHVDVMDGHFVPNISIGVPVVASLHKATQLPLDVHLMIEKPEQYIGAFAKAGAAWITVHQEATAHLNRTICQIREQGCRAGVAVNPATPVSTLAEILPDVDLVLVMSVNPGFGGQHFLPSATRKIAELRELRSRYTLNFVIEVDGGIAPETVPQVVQAGAEFLVAGTSVFHQQDPGKALQELQRLASDAFLQRA
- the bamD gene encoding outer membrane protein assembly factor BamD, which codes for MRRGLLLLVAALLGLNLFVNAGTSYAQKRKHSKKTAPTTDSSAEPDKVLYNRAMDDIKHGRHEIGRLTLQTLINTYPDSEYLAKAKLGIADSFYKEGGTANMAQAIAGYKDFIVFFPFLPEASYAQLQVGMAHFRQMEKPDRDRTHARAAEDEFQTFLQKYANDPLAPAAEQRLREVQEMLAEGDFRIGNYYYLKQSYRAAAARLLTLTSRYPLYSRADRALWMLGVIFERGERKDIAANYYAKIVRNYPLSGLADDAKKKLTALDAPIPQPDPQALARMQQERSMERGHASVLHKATGIFRSGPDVRSAARVGKPNLEPESNSLAGIDILTPGGQNRVGGGAGTTAVVATVTPGSSGGSTATAGAESAPAAASTESAPGPEAAIPAATDTGTPANPEKTAGAPAENAAGNDTAATDPGSAPPAKVANPSGSSSEAGAGKTPVDKKKESTSKKKKGLRKIIPW
- a CDS encoding response regulator; translation: MTKILVADDNSNIQKMVGLALKDQGIDVIAVGNGEAAVRKISELRPDLVLADVFMPVRNGYEVCEYVKTDTALTHIPVILLVGAFDPLDEQEAQRVGADGVLKKPFVPPEPLISMVKSALARAVTAAVATPQPAAPVPAPAAPAVPAAAPEELPDIFSLQPASVTVPEGSGAMAFGNLLETETPAVAEAALPAEEQHVWGNAPAASAVTEEVAEGAAPEWNWQSKSPEETADGLPPAGAKDWRDSELAIEQATTKEHAESPSAYAATGIEEEAAAVPEVSGHAWTEAAPAPEETLTPPWERATPASSPSSFFQEAEPATQIAAPASAWDTEAQKAGQFAKSWDSAQTETPAAAHEIETEAAAESEEAAAQHNFYAPEASTEELLLARQEEQPVAFSEEAPAQAVFCGAPAGEEPLPAAEEEAEVAGAEPEPAAMEFAGSPALSKLVSEAVPSIPVGASAAASAPDMDAMVAKVLEKMSPEVIQAVTREMVKPMIEAILRGELDKKK
- a CDS encoding valine--tRNA ligase, coding for MAREIAKAYEPQQIEPRWAEAWVQEALFRADAAAPGPAFSIVIPPPNVTGSLHIGHMLDHTEIDILTRWHRMRGYNTLYLPGTDHAGISTQRVVVRQLAEQGVDYRKLGREEFEKRVWKWKEESGGTITGQMRQIGESCDWSREKFTLSPELSRVVREVFVRLYEEGLIYRAHYLINWCPSCLTALSDLETVHEERQGHLWHIRYPVIGTEEHIVVATTRPETMLGDTAVAVHPKDERYKHLVGKKILLPLMNREIPLIADEMVDREFGTGAVKITPAHDPNDFEAGRRHNLPEIDVMTDNGHMSAAAGPYAGLDRFAARKRVVEDLKALGLLEKITDHTHAIAHCERCKTVVEPRASTQWFCKMKPLAEPALAAVESGQIRMVPENRREEYFNWMRNIRDWCISRQLWWGHRIPAWHCAECKGVTVARETPAKCAKCGAEKLAQDPDVLDTWFSSALWPFSTLGWPEKTPDFQKYYPTTLLITGYDIIFFWVARMIMMGMHFTGQVPFRNVYFHSLVRTAEGAKMSKSKGTGLDPVALNQQYGTDAMRFCLASMAAPGTDIVLSDDRLLGARAFANKIWNAARFLFLNLDKFEQQGGAQMEELAAPQTRAGAPYPVAGSVPLADAWIFSRLAHTAAMIDDALANYRFHEAAQGVYQFFWGDFCDWYIEWVKPELTAADQARATVAWQNLFAAFEAALRLLHPFMPFLTEELWHQLPQRAGSKSIAMEPFPAAKKEWLNEPADEALALIQEIIGALRNVRAEMKLDPRKKIAADFSSGDAAVRELIARNREPILRLAILSDLRISAASLPTAGGTLRSTARFDVRVAFAEGLDAASEMAKLRKEKERLEKDIAGKQGRLADETFRSKAPEQIVRGLEATLAERRIEYEKVAQRLAELERGA